Part of the Arvicanthis niloticus isolate mArvNil1 chromosome 3, mArvNil1.pat.X, whole genome shotgun sequence genome is shown below.
gtatatatatttttaaaaaaaaaaaaattccagactgggtgtggtggcacttgcctttaatcccagcactcaggaggcagaggcaggcttaactttgagtttgaggccagcctaatctacacagtgagttctaggatagccaaggctaaccagagaaaccctgtctcagaacaaaacacagcaaaacaacaaGTTTGAATCTGATTTTGCTTTCGGGGAAGCAGTTGAACATACTAATTAATTTCCTGAACCAGGgtacatgttttcctttaaaaaaaattacattgtgtatgtgcgtgtgtgtgcgcgtgtgcgcacacacacgcacatgagaGCATGCTCAAGCATACATATAATGCAGGGGCACACATGCATTCAGAGGTCAGAatacaacttgcaggagtcagttctcttcttccaccatgtaagTTCCAGGGATAGAACCTAGGTCATCAGACTTAACAGcaggcacttttacccactgagatatTCCacgccatcttgccagcccaaggGTGAATATTTTTCTCAACTGGAGGAGTTCCTTTGGAAATCTAGGATGGCTGTGGATGGAGTTATAGGAAACCAGAAAGCCTGGGTCCTTGGGCAGTCAGTGCACATGAAGTCCCTGCGAGGCTGCCCATTACTGAGGTTACACTTTCCTTGGCCTTGAGAGGGCTATAACTTGGAGATCCATAGAGCAAGAGCTTGACTATGAAGCCACCCCCACTGTACAAGAGAGAACAGTCAGGGCTAGTCAAGACAGAACGGGGTATTGCCAGTTAGAGACTGAACTGAGATGGACCCCAGGCCCAGGGTCCTTCTCACTGGGAGCACCACAGATCAGAAGTAGCTACACCAAAAGCAGGAGCTCCAGTGCACTAGGCTTCTCTCCATCAGCTACACTGATGGTATAAAGTGTCTAGAAAGTCCTATCGCATACAGCTCCCAAGTCTGTGCTTACAGGGTGAAGCCAACAAAACACATTTGAAGGGACAGAAGGGGCGCAGGATCCTGGCTTTTGACCGAAGGCTCTGGGACAGCAGTTTTCACCTCCTGCCACCAAGGAGTGGTATCACTACAATTTCTGCTCTGCTCAGTGCTTCATAGGGAGGAGAGGATGGCAGGACTGGGCCCGGCTCCATCCCTCCAGCTCTATGACACACTGTAGCTGTTGTAATATGTGGCCGTGGCATCAGCCAGGACAGAGATGAGGCTGGTCTCTGTAGGGCCTGTTGGAGTTCCCTGGGAGAGTGGGGCATGCCCAGTGAGGGTTCCTACTCCTGCAGCAGAGTCAGGGTGGCCGGGAGTGTTCAAATACTGGTCAAATTCATTGCGATCCATGTCCCCCAGAAGTTCCACCTGGCTTAGCTGATCCAAGGTGTCAAAGCCAGGGTGCTCAGGAGGCGGAGACAACTGGCCCAGGTGGGCCTGGAGGTTGGGGTGGAGAGGGTGGTAGGTGGCATGGGAGTAGTAGGCTGGAGATGGGGGACATCCAGGAACAGAGGACATCATAGAGACCCCTGGGGATTGCCCAAGGGCCAAAGAACCTAGAGGGTGGGTGCAGTGAAGGGGACTAGGTGTGAACTCCGGTGAGTAAGGGGGCCCTGGTAGACGGGAGAGGTGATGGGGGTGGCCATGCTCCTCCTGACATGAGGACGAGAAGAAGGTCTGCTCCGGCTCCAGTGCATCCAGGGGTGACATCTCTGGGGGTGTGGGCAGCCCGTAGGGATATGCGTCCACACTACCAGGGGCAGCAGCTGCACCTTCGCGGTAGCAACTGTGCAGTCCAGGCAAGGTGGCACCTGGGGAGTACTCACCCCTGTCCTCCTTCTCCCCCAGGGCCCCCCTGCCAATGCCGTTTTTCTCAGGCAGCGTGTTCTGGTCACGAGAGAGGGAGCTCAGGAGGAAGCCAGGGTCCACACGCTTGCAGAGGCGCTTGCCTTGTTTCTTCCTGCGGGGCCGGTACTTGTAGTTGGGGTAATCCTGCATGTGCTGCAAGCGTAGCCGCTCTGCCTCATCCACGTAGGGCCTCTTCTGTGACAGTGTCAGCGCCTTCCATGACTTTCCTGATCACACAAACGAGAAAAAAGGCATGCTAGACTCCAAACTGCTGGTTCACCTCTtgcacctgcttcagcctcatgCTTCTTGGCATCCCATGTGAAAACACCTCCAACCCCTACCTCACCCACTGGACCCCTCTCACAGCCACAAAGGACACCACCTGCCTCTAGGCTCTTTTAGTTCCAGCTCTCACGCGCACACACACTGTGTGATCTGGGCTGAACCAACTCTTCCTGTTTGCACCGCACAATGTTAGTGTCGTGGAGAAAAGTGCTTAGAAATCATGTCACCCAAAACCAGCAGACAGGCCAATCATTCCAACTGGGAGAGTCCCAGGGAAGACCCACCTGGCCCAATCACCAGCAACAGAGAAAAACAATCTAAAGACCACAATATTGACTGGGGTTCTTATATCCTTTAGGGGTCAGTTGAGTTTATTTGTGCCATTTAATGAAAGTTCCCTGCCACTTATGAAGGGATAATCACTCTGTTTAGTAATGTATATACAGGGCTCTTATGTGAGGTAACCCAGCTCCAGCCAATTGTGTCATCAAGAAGTAGATTAAAAACTCTCATTCAGGTTCATAAATATTATTCCTCACCTCTGTGGGTCAAATAGGCATTGCTATGAAAAGATATAGGTATGGCCTGAAAGCTAATATatacttttattggatattttatttacatttcagatgtgatcccctttccccattccccccccacccagaaagctaatatttacatacacacacagagagagagagagggagagagagggagagagagagagagagagagagagagagagacagacagacagacagacagacagacagacagacagagacagaaaccaagagacagagagaaacagagacagagatgcacgCACCTATGTGTGCACACTATTGCTTTTTCCCATGGAGTTAGGACCCTTCGACTATGCAGGACAGTTGCTCAGCCATAGCTCTCCACAGAGGCAAACTCCCTAACTGCCTTGGGTTTCATCTCTATCTTTCTTACTATGACGTGCTGTTTCCAACCCAGGGCTCTCTCCTATAGGACTATCTTCTCTATGTATCCCCACTGTTGCTAAAATGCTGCTTGTACTTGGTCTTCTAGTCATCAGTCCCTATCTGTCTGTTCCTCTGCAATTGCAAGCCACCTTGGCATCATCCCTCTTCCATCTTTCAGTGGAATGCAATCCTTCTCCAGAGAGTCTCGAGGGTCACTTCTAGACCATTTAAACTGTTAGTGGCTAAAATGGAGGTGGGCATCTGCAAATCTAACATGCTCTCCCATGACTCTAATGTACCCTTAAGTTTCAGACCCTCTAGGCTAGAAGATGACAAGGCATCTGGCCATGTAAGCCTTATAAGGAACGAGGCCATGTCTCCCTACTGGGTACAATCCACTTGTGGCTAAGCACAGGGTTATGTATGCCCTGCCCTGATCCCCACTGTCTTCGCCTTTGCCCACACTGGCTGGCTCCATGGGTCAGGGTGCCACAGGACACTAGGGGCTCAAAGGTAGAAGCTATCAGTATCTGAATTGTTTCAATTAGCTGCCACTTAGAAGTATGTCTTGAAGAGTGTCCACAGCACCAGATGTAGAGATGACACTGGTTTTCAAGAGGCCACAAGGCACTTGCAAGATGTCCAGGATCCATCCCCACCCATGCCCTATCCATGACCTGACTATAAAATGTGGCTCTGGTTCCCAAACTTATCCAGATGCCGTAGTCTTAATAAAACATGATTTTCACTTTAAATCCTAAATGTCTAATTTGTGATACACTTTCTCATTAGCCATGCACTAGGCATGCCTTGCTTAATGTGTTTAAATACTGAAATAGTTAACTCTCATCCCTGCCTTCCTTCTCATAGGccagaaagggaagaaagttCTCATGAAGAAAGAACAGGGAGGCTGCAGCTGCCCTGCTAGCAGGCACTGTGGGGTCTCTGCTTTAACAAGCAGTGAAGAGATGCTGTTTTCCCCTCGCCCATTTGGAGCTAAAGGAGGAAAGACAGTCTTTTCTGCAACATGAACCGCACACCCTAAAGCCTAGAGTTGTATTTCAGATAGAATTAGTCCACAGGAAGGTTCTTCTCCCACATCTGTCCCTGTCCTCACCCCCCAAAACAGGCACCTTGGATTCTTCTGCAGGCTCCccacccttctttctcctctcaccagGGCCTGCATTAGAAACCTGGTCAAAAGTAGGAACATTCTCTCCCCAACTGGGACTGAACCACAGAGGGATtcataaaattcattaaaaaaaaaaatatatgcgctttcaggtaaaaaaaaaaatgtgttgcagCTATTAGTCTATTTCTTGTTGTGCTAACAGAGTAGGGAATgaatatacaggctttttcttttgtttggaggaaggaGCCCGACAGTGCTCATCATAGACGCTGGCACAGTTGGCCACAAGGCTGGCTAAGAGGTGCTTGGAACCCCACCACTCTCGCCAACTGCTTTTTGGTGCCTCCAGACAGCCAGAgggctgggccatctctctaggcccaggCCTGTTACCAGCAGAAAGCCAGCCCTTGCTCTGTAACTCTGAAAGAGGAAAGAGCCAGGCTCCTACGGAAGAGGGAAGGGCTTCCATCCCAGCGGGGTGGGGTCGAGGGGCATGCATGACTCTCCTAGAAGGCCTTGGCGCCCTCTGCAAACACCAAGTATTTTGAAGGGATTTTATTGGTTAGAATAAATAAGAACCACATTGAAGGGTATAAAGAGATTTTAAGGTGAAGTTGAAAGTTGTTTCGCCGCggtggtcagtgggtaaaggtatttACCACCAAGCCCGAAAATGTAAAAGTCTCATTTCTGGAACCCACACAGAATTTACTCCTCACCTTCCAGAAGTCTTCTGACCCACACACACTCAAGGTGGCATgcgtgtgcatacatatacacactaacacaaacacatttaatgtgtgtgtgtgtgtgtgtgtgtgtgtgtgtattcccacccacttctgctcctagcactggagagaatagaaaatccaACAGAAACTCGGGTTCCTTGGAACCGGTTTAGCATTTTCATCCCCAATTCTCTGGCCTGTCTGGTTCCAGTCAGGATTATCTGCACCATAGCTGCAAGCAAGAAGCGGTGGGCTTCACAGACCCTCCCTGGCTGCTTGAAGTATCTTTTCAAGTTATCTACACTTATACGATAAACAGGTAAGGGAATCCAGCCTATTCGAGTGTACGCCTTTTGTTgctgacttttttgttgttaaatagttaaaaataggGATGTTTCTCAGTGAGGCCTCAATTGACGGTACGTTCGCTCTCTTTTTCTCCGAGACAATATCTCTTTCTGATTTCCCAGTCATGCTACGTGGGGAGTGGAGTCTCCTCAGTCTTCCAGCAAACGCCGGTTCCACCCAGGCTGAACGTATCTGCCGGTCTGAGTCCATGAGCCCGAGTTCCAGTCCCCAGGATCGGCTGCCGGTCGCGCCCTTCCCCGGGACCCGGGTCTCTGCTCTACGACCCGGAAAAGGGACCAGTCCGGAGCCCCGCGCTGGTCCTACAGCGTGGACCGCTTAGGCCCTGGTGGTGTCCGtgctcaaatccccccccccccagaacggCGTTGTCACCCGTGCCATCCTCACACCAGCTTCGCGCCGCGCGCGCACTCACCTAGCATCTTGCTGAGCTCCGCGTTGTGCAGGTCCGGGTTCTGCACTGCCAGACGTTTCCTCTCATCCTTGGCCCACACCATGAAGGCATTCATGGGCCGCCGGATCCGGCTCTCCGAACCCTTGTCTCCTGAAGGTCGGGGGACAGCGGGCGGCGACAGCCCATCCGACAGCTCGGCTTCCAGGGCGGGACACTCCAGTCCCTCGGTCCACGGGTAGGCGCCCAGCAGAGAGGCCATGGCTGAACGCGGGACACTTGGCTTCGCCTCGTAGGGCCGGCGCTGACCTGGCCCTCGCTCGGGTCGCGACGTCCAACTTGGCCAGAAGCCTCGGGCCGGGCCCTTATTTATCAGCTTCGGGCCACCGGGTCCGCCAATGACTctccggggcggcgcggcccctcCCGGCTGCCCCGCCGCGGCGTCCCCGCTGCGACCTGccggcagagggagggaggggccggGCCTGCCCGGGTGCCCGCCCCTGTCCGCCCCTGTCCGCCCCTGTCCGCCCCTGTCCGCCCCTGTCCGCCCCTGTCCGCCCCAACGCCTCCCGAGCCAGGCCCTGATCGGCGCTCCGGTGCAGGTGCTGCAGGGCCAGGAGAAGCGAGCCCACAGCCCGCTGTCACCTCTGCTTGGCTCAGGAGTCGGGTCCAGCCCCCTGTTCCGCTGCTGGGCCGCCCTCCGTGCTGGGATCAGACTCCACCAAAACTCCCGCAAGGGAAAACTGAACTCAAACAGCTTACGCCAGAATACCCGAGGAGGAGAGACACTGACTATCAATGTCCCTAGATCGGCCAGTTATGCTGTTGTGGACAGATCACACCTATGGCTTGGGTCATCTCTCCCCAGTAAACGTGGGTGGCCACCAAGGGTCTTAAGTAGATGTGGGATCCACAGGACTTCGGGCTCTGCGCAGTGCCCTCCCCAAACTGATACTCTGGATCTCTAGAGGGGCGGCAGTCCTCGGGTCTCTGCTATCCGATTTTCCTCTTCTTGTCTTTGCCCCCATCCCACTCTGCCGCTGCCTCCCCGCAGTCGGAGTCTGCGTCTCCCTTACTGGTAGCCCTTTCGCGGAATTCATTTCTGGTGTTTCTTCCGACTCCGGAGGAGCCGCTTTTCCGCTCCTATGTCCCCTAACTACTTCCTTGCAGTGGAACCTTCTCGGTTTCCCGCATCCTGGATGAGCTGTGGACTGGGAACTTGAGACCCTAATGCATACCGCGGCTGCTTTGACTGTTACACCGTAGGCATTCAAGAACTGTCGAATGAATGAACGAAGGAATGAACGAAGGAATGAACGAATAAAATAACGAGTCGATGTGGCTTAGACACACCCCACTGTAGGAAACACCACGGGGGGCGGATAGTTCCCGGAATTAGACCCACAAATATTTATGGCGCGCCACCCCATGTGGAGACTCCACAGAGCCGACCTTCGAAAGAGGCAGAGTCTGAGCGGAAGGCAGTGGTGTTGGGTGTTAGACTCTGCCTTGAGTTACTGAATGCGTGACAGCAAGTCTGGTATCTCCCAAGACCTTTCCTAATCCTAAAACCCGGCCGATAAGGCTGACCTCACAGGCGGTGATGAGGTAAATACAGTGAGCTCTGGCTGTGTAATCTTTGATGGAGATGCCTCTCTAGTCTCAAAGTCCCAGTGCGGTGACTGAATTCGCTTACAACGTGCGAAGCGGCTGAGGTGCTCGTTGTAAATGTCCGGAGACCTGCAACTTCTCCGAGTTTAAGACCTAATTTTACCTTCCAGGACTCCAAACAAAATTCATCAGGCATGTGCTTTCGGTATAAAATAGACTGCCATTTCCCATCTCCTCGGGCCAGGGTCTAGCAGCTGCGCTCTAAGGCCAGTGTTCCTTAAAGCCGGTGATCGCTCCGCTCCTGCCTCCCCCGCTACTGTGCAAAGCCAGGACAGCTACCAGCCAAGGGTGGTGCAGCAGGGAGCTGGCCTGGAAGAAGTGTCCTGAGGTGCAGGCAGCAGTGCCACCAGGCACCGTCACTAGACTGGAAGGTTTGCCCAGTGTATCCACCATGGAGGCCGAAGTCCccatggggctgggggaggggggcactAGGCCATTTGGAGTGTTAGGCTTCCTTGCCAGGATTGCTCCCAGACGTACTTCTTGAGAGGGATAGCTTTTTGAGTAAAGGGGACAGGACGACAGCGGATCACTGGGGGCCGCTATTTTGACCCTCTCTCTGCTCTAGGGTCAGGGTGCTTTTAATGCAGCTTCAGAGAGACCAGTGCAGTATACTCTTCTTAAAGAACCTCACTTAAAGGCCCTAATCCTTGAGCTCTCCCTAAGTGGAAATTGTGCAGTTGTGCATAGAGCACCTAGGACCCGAGCGATGTGCCAGTTTGTGAAAATGCCGGGCTGGACCAGTGCAGAGCCCTTAGGGAAAGCTGTAGATATCTTGGCAAATTCGGGACAAAGAGAGGGGCCAGACTCAGAGAATAGAGGTTAGGAAAGTTGCTTCCAAGTAGTTAGTTTCACACATTGCAGGCAAGTGATAGTTGTGAGTCTGGGGATCAAACGACTGAATTCCATAGCTGGCCCTACCCAACCCACAGCTTGGGAGGCATCCTAGGCTGGAACCCAGGGCTGGTTCGTTCACTTTCATTActtcctctacttcctctttGTAATGgtggttcttcttcttcttcttcttcttcttcttcttcttcttcttcttcttcttcttcttcttcttcttcttttcttcttcttcttcttcttcctcttcctcttcctctccttccccttccccttccccttccccttccccttccccttccccttccccttccccttccccttccccttccccttccccttccccttccccttcccctcctctccctcctctccctcctctccctccctctcccctctcccctctcccctctccctctctcccctctccctctctcccctctcccctctccttctctcccctctcccctctcccctctccctctctctttccatctccctctctctttccatctccctctcctcctcctcctcctcttcctcctcctcctctttctcctccacttcttttaaaatcactttacatcccaatcatagccccctccctcttctcttcccagtccaaTCCTTACAAATCTCTCCCCCATTGTCCCCACCCCTTCTCCCCAGAGAAGGGGAACCCCCCTTGgataccaccccaccctggggcatcttGTCCCAGCAGgtctaggcacattctctcccactgaagatCAACTAGGCAGTCCAAGTAGCAGGGAAAGGAGCTGGGAGCATCCTCTTCTGCCAGTGGGAAAGCCGGAAAAGGGTGGGGGAGACGCCAAAGGACACAGTTGCAGTGACCCTGGCGCCTCTTAGGTCTCTGCAAAAGTCAGACTTTGCCAAAGTACTGATCAGTCCAGGAGAGTCTAAAGACCGACGAACTGTAAAAGCTACAGTGCCCGTtccctccccgcccctccccagGCATTCGGATGCCCGATTTTGCCAGCCCATGTATTGTGCTGATCACTGTAGACTTCTGCGAGAACTTAAAGTACTAACCCTCTGCAGGCAATGCATCAGAGTCAAGGCACAGGGGCCGCGGCTGGTTAGATCTGGGCAGAAACCCTAAGTGGCAAGGGATCCCCGGCTCCATGCAAGATATCAGAGTCGAATATGCAGTACCTGAGAGGCGACCTGGAACACTGGCACCTGTGTATGGACCATGCTTCAAATTTATCTAACCCAAATCAGGGCCGACTCACACAGGCTACCGGCAATAAACCCCCTCTCTGCTCATCTCTCAAATAATCTCtagttttccctctctcccctcttcttcccctctcctcctctccttcacccctacccctttccttctccctccatccctctactTTTTAACCTCTGTAGTTCTCTAACCCCGGTTTTTCAGGAAGACATAACCTGACACAGAAACCCTCAAATCCAAGTTTCTTGCAATGTGTCTGTGGATTCCAGCCTTCATGCCTCCATCTGTAAACTGAAGATTAAATCGGGTGGCGGGTGCACATCAATGAA
Proteins encoded:
- the Sox7 gene encoding transcription factor SOX-7; protein product: MASLLGAYPWTEGLECPALEAELSDGLSPPAVPRPSGDKGSESRIRRPMNAFMVWAKDERKRLAVQNPDLHNAELSKMLGKSWKALTLSQKRPYVDEAERLRLQHMQDYPNYKYRPRRKKQGKRLCKRVDPGFLLSSLSRDQNTLPEKNGIGRGALGEKEDRGEYSPGATLPGLHSCYREGAAAAPGSVDAYPYGLPTPPEMSPLDALEPEQTFFSSSCQEEHGHPHHLSRLPGPPYSPEFTPSPLHCTHPLGSLALGQSPGVSMMSSVPGCPPSPAYYSHATYHPLHPNLQAHLGQLSPPPEHPGFDTLDQLSQVELLGDMDRNEFDQYLNTPGHPDSAAGVGTLTGHAPLSQGTPTGPTETSLISVLADATATYYNSYSVS